A window of Glycine soja cultivar W05 chromosome 2, ASM419377v2, whole genome shotgun sequence genomic DNA:
TCAGCTCAAATTTCTAAAAGTAGagtgaaaattaataaatctcTCTCATCTAAGAAACTTAATTGTGAATTAGAAGGTTGGAATTCAAAATAAATGTGAGCTTTCTAAAACCTAAGATTAGTAAGAAGAGTAAGGCATGTTGTATCAATATACCCTGTAACATAGGTGGAACTGTAGATATTGCTTTTGTCAATATACCAAATAACGTCTCTTCTAGACACTCCAGTACAGCAAATCAGATTGAATGTAGACTAGTGACAGATACTGCTTCAAAGCCTGCAATTATGAAATAATAAGTGTATTGACTAGTAAAGCCATAAGTCTGTTTTAGAACTTGTTATTATGCAtttaagaagtttttttttttatcggctgAATGCATTTAAGAAGTAATCTAAGTTTGCAGTGAAGATAATATCAGCATCGAATTAGTTCTTGAGAAgctaaactaataataaaaaagtaacaacGGTACTATATCCTTCGTAATAAACATTCTTCTCACCATATTGTCCGGGTTTAACTATGAGAAAACACTATATAGCAAAGCAGAGAATGAGTGATTATAACAACTGATTCAGTACTAAACACTCAAGGTAAGCTACTTAGAAGCACTAAAATTCACTCTTTGGAAAAGATGATTCGTCATGACATTACTAGTACAAagtataaataagtaaatagcATAGGAAGTATAGTAAACTAAGAGAGGAAAATTCCATATCAATCATCTATGAACTTTGGTATTCTTGACAGACTGTTGGAGATCAGCTTTCCAATAATTTAAGATATTCAATTCACATATAAACAGCAAGATCAGCATGCACTTGTGGCAAATCCATGGGGTGAATACATCCTATACGTGAAAGGATAgtgtaaatgaaaatattttcctttaatttgttttattaattatattaaatacaaATAGTTTCCTACAATTTCATctctaaaaatgaaagaaaaagcagAACACATTTTCACTGCagagtttttcaattttatcaaacactatAAGAGTCGAAAATTCCAAACCTAGCGCCCAACAGATGCCAGTAATAAAAGTATAAGAAAAGAACAACATTGAAGTACGGTACTTTAGCTATTCTAGCGTTGCTCTGCTGTCAAAATTAAAGTTTCACTATGGTAACTTGTTCAACCTTTAAGATTGACCTTTATGGGTAGGACGaaactcaaattttaattagagaatagcacacaaaaatgaaaaatactgcacccaagttttattcataaaagaaaaaagaatcaatCTGAGTATAGGTGAGCTACAATTCATAAGTCAACATACATAGTTTAgaaagtaaatttttataatgtgTTTAATTTTCCCCCAGATTTACAAACTATGCATTGAATATAAGTTATGAAAGACAAGCATTTAACTAAGGAGCCTTAACCATTAACGAAACACGAACTTAATAAACAACCTGAAACCCTTAATTTATATGATTGCAGCAGAACGCTCTTTAACTTCAACTGTTCAACATTACAAACTGATCAACAACAGGTGAACAAGATTTCCTTCTATCAAgcataaacaaaaacaatcaataaaagtaaacaaaaactTGACAATGCGCCCCTCATAAATAGGAAATGAACAGAAATCCTGTCAAATTCAGCAGGTCAAAATTACGAGGATATATgggaaaaaaacaaagataatgtCTATCTAATTCAGCATATAAAAAATACGAGGAGGGAAAGACAGGGTTGTCAGTAGTCACCTTAAATATTGACATGATTAATGATCAACAAGAGAAAGCTGCTTAAAACAGAAGAACCAAGACAAGAAGGGCAGAGGAAGTgaagaaagggaaacaaaaaaaaatgattttgaaggaAACCCAGATGAAAATACGAGATTTTCAAACGACCATTATGTAAGAAGATTGGTTTAAAGGTCGCAGTTCATTCGGTTTAGGAAGAGAGACAGTCATGTGCTTGTGTCGCTCTGGTTCTTGGTTGTTCTCAACCTTGAAAAGACACGAACTTGACTTGAGGCGGGTTTCGAGGTCGGCGATTTCCTACAACTTTTGAGGTGGACGCCATGCACTGCCCCCTCCATTCACCAAACAGATTCTGCCACGACCGAAAACCACTTTTAGCAAAAAGAATCTTGAGTAAACGCAAGTTTATTTTAGGTATGCACGAAATCATTAGAAAAGAGACAGATTGTCTGAttcattaaatttgaattttaataagcagtctttatcaaaatataatagtaattttatgtttgtattgGTTCagaaattctttttcatttctttagtAGTACTATTTAGTAATATttactttcatatttcttttagaatttaatttaaatgacaatgtactgttatttaaatataatgagAATTACTTAatagtttgttttaaaataataatattattttaatgtgtcacatgtcaattttaaattgtttaaaattgaataattatttatataaataattattactcATGAGTTgcttaaatttgtaaatataaaaaataaaatatttgtgagttaagcaattaattaataaaaatattcatttgagAGAAAATTAATTAGGTTGTTTAACATTGATGTGACATAAATTGGATTGCTTATATAAACATGATTATTAAATCATCTtgttagaagaaaaaatttattctaaaataattttcattttaattttttaatgtaacattaatgatatttttttacttatatcttttataatattaatgatatggacaacaaaaactaaaaatgagttAATAATGATAacgttaattttataaaattattagtctttcatttatttattagattttatgAGTTTATGTGAAACaacttaaaatgataattataatgagATGGATGAAGTATATAATATGttaaatactttaatttttataataactactttAAATGTTACTATATATTGTCATtaagttaaattattaaattctttcttttataatacttttctgttccttcaatatttttataattacattaaaaaagataaacaaatttactaattatatataaaaaaataactaatatatgTTAGTGTTCGACAAGTGACCCCATTTATCTTAATTAGGgggttaaattaaaatataaaataaacttctttaaaataaaagataaacaacaataaataaaagaaatttaagggaagagagaatgcaaacttatattttatactggttcggccacaccctgtGCCTACGtgcagtccccaagcaacccgttTGAGATTTCCATTATCATGTAAAAAACCTTTTGCAAACTCTAAACCACACAAGAACACCATTCCCTTGTATTCAGATATCATTACAACTAAAGAGATCATCGGTCTCTTAAACAGatatctttgaataagaagaataattctctctttaagaaaagaatattacAATAGAAGATCGCttaagattccttattgaatttgcaagtgtCTTGGACAAGGAATATTTTGAGAGTTATAAGACAATTtgattttgagaggataagacaatattgttcagaaaaactctaagGAATTTCGTATCCCaggtcacctatttataggcctttgatgttcattcaaaaacttcttgaataattatgactcttgggagttattttcgaAAATTCCTTAATAGTTATCGATTACAtaaatgtggtaatcgattacacaattagtTTTTGAAGAGTTGTAACTCTTCAgacttaaaatttgaattttgtatgtctggtaatcgattacatatttaGTTtatgaagagttataactcttcagctttaaatttaaaatatcaaagaggaaatatcatatttttgaaaagataattgttcttaaaaaacttttgtaaaatatttcctTTAGCTAAACCTGTGCAATGTcaattaagaaattatttttaagatccTAACTAAGTATATCGTTCTTCTTGCATTTCTAGATTCTTGACTTGAATCGTGCTCATCTtagtcatcatcaaaacttcatattATATATGCTTCTACAGttagttattatattataacttatacctaaattttaataatatatcaataagtctaactcaattaattgaataaaatatattaaatattataaaattgtaatttcatCTTCAATTCTAATCGATCAATAATCTAGTATGAAATCTCATCTTCAAGGTGGTAATTTAGGGTACCTCTCCGATCCATCacttttgcttaaaaaaacaataaaaatacttacaataaatcatatttaccACACATCATTTCACATTATTGCATTAATATAAAATCACAAACTCACGGTAAaagtaagtaaaaaaattgacttcgatctgaaaaaaaaagtaaattcttGACCAAAGTAgttttattgaaataattaaaattatagtagtgtttagggtttaggagaCAAAACCTAAATAAATGCAAAGGGTGACAGCTTCAAGGCACCAACTAAATAAGGATGTGAAATGTTAATGATTGTACCTGTGTACCTGTTTCATATTTATGACCAAACCAAACAACcaaaattttatcattcttaaacaatatttaatatttaaggaTGTGATTGGCTATGAGGGAGAGCAAAGAAGATAGTAAAAGAGAATAGAtgagaatagaaaaaaagaaaaatagataaaagaaatagagtaaaaataatgataatttgattgaagagaaataaaataggaagaaaaatatttgaattaaagtaatgtgataagtaataaataaaagaagagaaattaatattaaataaaaatatattattattatgattattaatattatttattatattataatattgttatagaAGACGTTGTTAGAAATTCCAACAGACGTGAGAAAATAGGCTGCAAGTGATGGCACGTCCAAAACACAAAAACGGACCAAGGATGTCAATTTCTGCGCATTTCTTCGGTAGTCTTCGGAGTTTAGAGTGGATAATTTTAACCATGGATTCGaccatatttttttgaaaatttccgTCCTATTCTGCGCATCCAAAATTGTCACAATCACAAATTGTCGCTCCTCCTCGCCCCTTCTCTCCTCTTCAATGGTACCAAACCTTGTTAGTTTCTGGTGGTCGGATGGATGTTAAACAATTAGGTTAGTATGAAACACGATTGTACgaggaaagaaattaaaaaaaaaaagtacaagaaacaaagagaaaagtAAAATAGAAAAGCTTACACTTCAAGAAAATTGATATGCCAGCAACTGCTAGAGGCTTTTTATAATGGTTGTTAGGCTGCTGATTTAGGgcacaaattaaaagaattaattgctAATTAGGTCACACTAACAATTAATTCTATTGAGGTtcacaatatcttttttttttgttgatttataccacatgtattttaattgaagataattatatttaactcagacaaaattattatgattaaaaaagaaCATTCACATACTAATTGATTTACGTGCTTAATGGTATTAAGTTTGACTCtattatgcatatatatatagtgtccTAACTCCAAGCTTTATGAAGCATAAAAGGTAGAGTCAACGTTGGGATGTCTTTTATTCGGACAACACAACAAGGAATGATAAGGTTAGTGAGAGCTAGAATTGTGAACAAATGATGGGCAGTTTGTACGAGGGTGTTAGATATAAATCTCGTTACcacttattgtaaaaaaaataaaaacacaaccaAAATAGGCCTAATTAAGGGAAGATATGTTGGGTTAATATGACTTGAGATGCCATAGCCTTTAACTCCATATATATCGGTGCAAATAGAGTCATTAAAATGGGCTAGCCCACTCCAAACGGGTTAATTAAACCTATAGCTTATGACTACTGATAACGAATAAGTTAATGAAGTTTAAAGAGCTTTGTAAAACTATCGGTTAAATTAATTGTAAAAGTAAAATGACAAAATGGGCCAGGTCGGGCTCAAGAAATATAAGTCCACTTTTTTAGGGggaaaaactttaatttatacaaatttagaaaaaaaaagaaaaagaaaaataaatcaattcaatCTTGATTAACAAACCACCGACTTGTcctggcaaaaaaaaaaaatacagccCATAGAAAATTTGGGCCGGGGAAACCAATTTTATATGCTTGGCCCAATGGGAAATGGGGGGCCATTTTCCCAATTCTAAAAAGATACTCTTTATATGCCCTTTTATATtgataaaagaattttatatgtaaaaagttatggcatTGTTTATcttatctcaattaaaaataaggtTAAACAACTcttaataaatgagattttcTATATACTTAAAGATgattggtataattttttttaattacattaataatttatcaGAGTTATTTAATCCCAGTATAATTACTTTGAGAATCCAATAAACTATCCACTATAATTAAGTTAACGTTTAACCTTgtgaaataaactaattaaatctAACTCGAAGAGCGTACAACCTTGGGCTTCGGTGAAGTGTTGAAGCTGTGGCGAATGGTGATGAAGTCATGTCAAGTTGAGGTTGAATTGACTCCGATGTTGGGAACATTGTTGGCCATATGAAGTCATAAGTGACGTATCTTTCATCCGTGTCATGAAGTTGTGTCAAGAAGTGTGTTCGAAGTTGACcaggaaaacatattttaagaaaactattactagtattttaattactgaaaagagattgattaaattaaaatccaTTTATATACATGTAAATGAATCTTATCTAAAAGCTAATATTAACATGTATTATCAAAagcaaatataaaattgatttaatgataaaaaacaatcataaaCTCAAATCTTTcgctaacaaaaaaaattagcaaTACTAagcattaatatttattaataaaaaatatgcatttAAATGTGTATATAATGCAAGACAAAGAGCAATGAAGGTGTCCCACACTTGGATTACGTTTGTCTCTGAACAAATATTCAAACTTATAAGATACATGAACCATGTAGGGGcttatccaaattaaaaaacatgaacCCTGTATGTatcaaaaggaaatataaaataCTTGTGTTTAACAGTTTATTTGAAACTCGTAGTTGCGAAGCTCAACCTAAATTCCGCAGGCGGCATTTATTATGAATGAGAATGAGATAATGCTAATTATTGAAACGTTTTCCTTCTACGCAGCGGAGGTAAAGTTGAAGTTAGCACACGTAGTTCGGCTTCCATAGAGCAAAGAGCTGAATCCCAATCTTGAAGTAGCCAAATCGAACTGCAAAAGATTATCCTCCAGCTGATATCCTCCAATCACTATCGAAGTCCTCGGATTCTCACCTCCATTCACAAACCCAAGGCATAGCACCTTATCATCGCTCACACTAACCATCGAGTTCGCTCCAAAAATCCTCCAAACCGTCTTCTGGTTCTGCAGCACAAGCTCAATAGTTGGCACCGCCGCCCCCAACCGCGTGGCGAGCACGTTCTCCCTACTGAAGCACACCTCAAACGGCGCCACAGAAGCCACCCTCGTTATGTTCCTAGCAGAAGAAGCTTTCACGAAAGCCTCCGTCACCGCTTTGAAGATAGAATCCTCCAAAACAGTGTAAGGGTTAACGGAACTAATCTTGGTTCCACCAACGCCTTTGCTGTTTATGGACAACAAAGTGGTGTTTAACGGCACTGTCTTTTCGTCGATTTTAATCGATTTCACGCCGATGAAATACTCGGCGGAAGGCTCTCCCTGGGAGAAAGCAGAGGCGGTGCTAACGGGGTTAATTAATAACGGCGTGAAGGTGAGTAGCTGAGAAGCGTCGACGTTGGGGAGAAGAACGTAGGGTCCGTCACCGAAGAAAGCGACGCCGTTTGAAGATGAGAGGCAGACGGCGAATTTTCTACGGAAGCTGAAAGCGGAAGCGAGCTGCGAGGGGAGAGCAATTCTAGTTCTGCCGAGACCGGCCATGCCGCTGACACCGGTGGCGAGGCCTTGGAGTAAGAAGGTTGGGGCGCAGGAGAATAAGAAGCGCGAAACGGTGGCGTTTTGTATAGGGTTGAAACCGTTGGTGGATTGGAGGGAGACGACGTCTTGCGCGAGCTCGCCGCTGGTGGCGGTGCCGGTGACGGTGTTGTCTGGCGTGACGCCGCACGTGTTGTTGTTGCAGCCGGGTTTTGGGGCGGAGAAGCAGTTTCCGCAGCTGTCGGATCTGGCGAGGGAGCACTGGGCGGAGCCACACCGTGCGGGGCGGTAAGTGGAGGAGACGTAGTTGTTGTCGCAATCGACCCACAGGAATTGGCCACCGATGTCAAGTACTAGGTTTTCTGGGACGAGTGGTGTTCTTTGTTTGATTTGAGTAATATATTGGAGGGTGGAAGCGTCTTTTTTAACTGGGACAACGAGGGCTCTGGGTCTGAAGGATTGTTGAGCCAAAGAGGGTGCAATTAGGGAAAAAAGGAAGAGAGTGAAGAGACGTTGAAGGTTGGAATTATCCATGGTTGTGACTTATGACAAGTATTGTATGAATGAACTTGGAGGGACCTCTCTTTTATATACGGATTGGAGTTGCCATCTTTGAACCCTTCGTGCAGGTGTAGTATATATGTTCAGGACAACTCACATGTTAACGTGTAGTCAAACCATCTAACTTTTGTCAAAACCATGGATGCTGCTTACTTTTAATAATAAtggttgtgtaaaaaaaaaattaaataattattattttagttttttaatgtaatattaattaattattttttataatattaatgatatgaattaaaaaaatctaaaaataaattaatgatattcataaagttaattttgtaaaattatttttgtttttaatttatttattagtttttcttgaTTTGTATAAAAGAATAACAATGATAATAGAATGGATGGAACATATTATTTGGATGAATACTTAGGGGGTGTTTGGTGtgttcattttctgttttcattttcaataaaaacagaaaatacatTTGAAAATgtgtgtattttaaattttgaaaatattttcaggtAAAATATTCTCAAGAAAAGActgaaaactgaaaataaagatttgtcGTTTTCAATGttctttctaaaagaaaaacgtGGTGACATAAGTCGTAATTACTATCAACTTTGTTACCAGCTTCGTCTTCGATACTCTCGACCTACCCTTCTCctatcttcttttccttcaacattTATCTAACGAAACCATCACCAGTCCAAAACGCACCACCACCTACTTCCAaactccatcatcaatgcctcAAACGACCACCACCCACACCTCCAAACACCAAACCATAATTTAAACCGATTGCACTACCCTATCCCCCACAATCATCAACCCAAATGTCGGCGACCCAACCTCCACTATCAAAACGTCATGCACCGTCACCTATCACACCAAAATCCTATTGCAACCTAAATTAGTCTAGTTAGTAGTTATGGGGCTTCAACGATTTTGTTCCCTTCTGGGTAGGTTTTGTGGCATCCTCAACTGCTTGTTAGTGGTGAGGTGTAATGTCGGCAAATAGGATTGGTTCGACGACACAGTGGAGGGTGGTGATGGTACAGTCTTGTGTGCTAGGGTTAAAAAGATTTTTGTTGCTAATAAGGTGTTTGTTGAAATGCCTAAACCAATTTTTCAGAACATATATTCTTATTGAATAGATGAAATGCCTAAACCAATTTTCAAGAAgtcaaattaaatatgtttttagaattttaatattttgaaaatgaaaacagttttcaaaaaatgaaaacggaaaataaaaacagaaaatgaaaatgtaaaccaaacacacccttataTTTTATCACCCTTAAATATTAAAGGATCTTGTTAACCAGTACCTTACAATATTTGTTgacaaactaaaataaaaaatatttaacatgaaaatcgtaagaaaaagtaaaaataatcatCCGCGACATAATATTTAgtctttcaataaaatattaaatactccATCATCAATATCTTAtcatattaatgtttttttttctatctccgTTAATTGGTTAGGatgtttaaaaactattttcctATTTAGACATGATGAGATTAACTTCTTAACAATTCTATATCTTCctaccagttttttttttattactttttatgaTAAGTATGGGatgaaaagtaaaaatgtttaatatgtaagaaatataaatatctatcataaaagataatagaagaatttgtaagaaaatggagtaaaacattattatttttcttgaagataAAGTTGTTCCGATAAAATGTAATGTGtaagaatttgttttttttttttttgttgttaatgaAGGAGTGGCTCAAACCCCTACACACGGCATCTTCAAGCGAAAGTTGTTACCACAATAAATGTTTGCATTCTTTAAGTGTATCATTAACCTCCTAACTTGTTTTTCAACATTTGCCATTACATCcttaatttttctcatttgcttaTGATTAGATATAAGTAGTTAATCTcctcaa
This region includes:
- the LOC114390175 gene encoding gamma conglutin 1, which codes for MDNSNLQRLFTLFLFSLIAPSLAQQSFRPRALVVPVKKDASTLQYITQIKQRTPLVPENLVLDIGGQFLWVDCDNNYVSSTYRPARCGSAQCSLARSDSCGNCFSAPKPGCNNNTCGVTPDNTVTGTATSGELAQDVVSLQSTNGFNPIQNATVSRFLFSCAPTFLLQGLATGVSGMAGLGRTRIALPSQLASAFSFRRKFAVCLSSSNGVAFFGDGPYVLLPNVDASQLLTFTPLLINPVSTASAFSQGEPSAEYFIGVKSIKIDEKTVPLNTTLLSINSKGVGGTKISSVNPYTVLEDSIFKAVTEAFVKASSARNITRVASVAPFEVCFSRENVLATRLGAAVPTIELVLQNQKTVWRIFGANSMVSVSDDKVLCLGFVNGGENPRTSIVIGGYQLEDNLLQFDLATSRLGFSSLLYGSRTTCANFNFTSAA